The Medicago truncatula cultivar Jemalong A17 chromosome 4, MtrunA17r5.0-ANR, whole genome shotgun sequence genome includes a region encoding these proteins:
- the LOC25493804 gene encoding protein NRT1/ PTR FAMILY 2.9, whose product MGDRETEEGTTMKTTEKENNMENSEKHETNDDPKIIHRGWKVMPFIIGNETFEKLGAIGTLANLLVYLTTVFNLKNITAANIINIFSGSTNFATLLGAFFSDTYFGRYNTLAFCTITSFLGLLGIQLTAVFKNLHPPHCAKESIKCKEPTTGQMAFLISGFGLLLIGAAGVRPCNLAFGVDQFNPKTDSGKKGINSFFNWYFFTFTFAQMVSLTLIVYIQSNVSWAIGLGIPAALMLIACVLFFMGGKLYVKVKPSGSPITSIFQVLVVAIKRRRLSLPSQHPMLSLFDYVPPMSINSKLPYTYQFRVLDKAAMITSQDKINPDGSAADPWSLCSIQQVEELKCLVRVLPIWFSAILYHLVIVQQHTLLVFQALQSNRRMGNTDFKIPGASYTVFLMLSMTLWLPIYDRIVVPCLRRFTEKEAGITVLQRIGVGIFLGILSILVSAFVETQRRHLALTKPIGMQPRKGAISSMSGFWLVPQLILAGFAETFTAVGQIEFYYKQFPENMKSIGGSLFYCGMAGSSYLSAFLVSVVHRTTSKSATGNWLPEDLNKGRLEYFYYMIAGIEVLNFVYFLMFSKWYKYRETISSSSSSIGSP is encoded by the exons ATGGGAGATAGAGAGACAGAAGAAGGAACAACAATGAAGACAACTGAGAAAGAAAACAACATGGAAAATagtgagaaacatgaaacaaatgATGATCCTAAGATCATCCATAGAGGCTGGAAGGTCATGCCTTTCATCATAG GAaatgaaacttttgaaaaattagGAGCCATTGGAACATTAGCAAACTTGTTGGTCTATCTTACAACTGTATTCAACCTGAAAAACATTACAGCTGCAAACATCATCAATATCTTCAGTGGCAGTACCAACTTTGCTACCTTGCTTGGTGCTTTCTTCTCTGATACATATTTTGGTCGCTACAATACATTAGCATTCTGCACAATCACTTCTTTTCTG GGCTTACTTGGAATACAACTTACAGCAGTATTCAAGAATCTTCATCCACCACACTGTGCAAAGGAAAGCATCAAATGCAAAGAACCAACAACAGGACAAATGGCATTTCTAATATCAGGATTTGGATTACTGTTAATAGGTGCAGCAGGAGTTAGACCATGTAACTTAGCATTTGGTGTTGATCAATTCAATCCAAAAACAGATTCAGGAAAAAAAGGAATCAATAGTTTCTTCAATTGGTATTTCTTTACCTTCACTTTTGCACAAATGGTATCTTTAACACTAATTGTTTATATACAATCAAATGTGAGCTGGGCAATTGGTCTTGGAATTCCTGCTGCTTTGATGCTCATAgcatgtgtgttatttttcatGGGAGGTAAATTGTATGTGAAAGTTAAACCAAGTGGTAGTCCTATCACTAGTATTTTTCAAGTCTTAGTGGTAGCAATCAAGAGAAGAAGACTTAGTCTACCTTCTCAGCATCCAATGCTTTCACTCTTTGATTATGTGCCACCCATGTCTATTAATTCAAAGCTTCCTTACACATATCAATTCAG gGTATTGGACAAAGCTGCAATGATAACATCACAAGACAAAATAAATCCAGATGGTTCAGCAGCTGATCCATGGAGTCTTTGCAGCATACAACAAGTGGAAGAGTTGAAATGTTTGGTGAGAGTTTTACCTATATGGTTTTCAGCAATTTTGTACCATCTAGTTATTGTTCAGCAACACACACTTCTTGTTTTTCAAGCACTGCAATCAAATAGACGAATGGGAAACACCGACTTCAAGATACCCGGTGCATCCTACACTGTCTTCTTAATGTTAAGCATGACATTATGGTTACCAATCTATGATAGAATAGTTGTTCCTTGTCTCCGAAGATTCACCGAAAAAGAAGCTGGCATCACAGTCCTTCAAAGAATTGGTGTTGGAATATTTCTAGGTATACTAAGCATTCTTGTATCAGCATTTGTTGAAACACAAAGAAGACACTTAGCTTTAACTAAGCCTATTGGAATGCAACCAAGAAAAGGCGCGATTTCGTCGATGTCTGGTTTTTGGTTGGTTCCTCAGTTGATACTGGCTGGATTTGCTGAAACTTTTACTGCTGTTGGACAAATTGAATTTTACTATAAACAGTTTCCTGAGAATATGAAAAGCATTGGAGGGTCACTTTTCTATTGTGGCATGGCAGGTTCTAGTTATTTAAGTGCTTTTCTTGTTTCTGTTGTTCATAGAACAACTTCCAAATCTGCTACAGGAAATTGGTTACCAGAGGATCTTAATAAAGGGAGATTGGAATATTTTTATTACATGATTGCTGGGATAGAAGTCTTGAATTTTGTGTACTTTTTGATGTTTTCCAAATGGTACAAGTATAGAGAAACTATTAGTAGTAGTAGCAGCAGCATTGGTAGTCCATGa